The proteins below come from a single Lineus longissimus chromosome 5, tnLinLong1.2, whole genome shotgun sequence genomic window:
- the LOC135487400 gene encoding nose resistant to fluoxetine protein 6-like, translated as MVNITWRPVVQVTLLVMCAAIPALAFNASTLTMETFTNEVLKDVLGHYVKVASDLLDLLKTPNVTITVSSRCLADAKLTLQKVKEKDDTALNILDSFGKPPPGIKYGYLIWLGSFDQCRTSKGFRTAVPIKEDERDVIPDNVYCQSEIAYPGTKYEKEKQFRLKIALCMPESCKSGDDVRGLTRIGMQAIEGLSLQDETTFRVTKSWCSRYGLTLSWPAYLAFFLLFIVIVLVIVGSIYDIVLRNQATGGCCSRQNEKKQTMDLEMRRSEPSTQNSIYSETEEVGEATSDGKGREENKPPDWTKLSIPTQMVLAFSLVTNGKKILATHQPDGTLTVIHGIRFFSMLWIIEGHTLFWLQITQGWANPREVEAKAESPYYLTMMFGEFAVDTFFLLSGTLMSYLFLPEMRRRGGPRKINWVYYFFHRWWRLTPTLWLVMLTYLFVFPMFYDGPNWPQQDGGAEWYCLRNIWANLLYINNYIGGCMGWTWYLACEWQFYCGAPIIMCCFHRSRKLGLASIIVCVAWQFFSIFLLIMFTGDYSDDGLVYYSGSGRIGDYAIGLGLGYLLRKYRKSGIRISRGKQALSWCMLAVVWYPIMVPWHTVLAPFTTFLPPYVVPGFYIGIKRWWWTVGVAWIIFACSTGYGGFINTFLSWSAFIPLSRLTYCAYLLHPILMYVYQYGQRTLFHATDLTIHYLITGHLFNTYCLSFFVSLALEAPMIALEKVFMQCKCCKPCCTCCKKEDRVGDGADGADPEAGEMHQQENDKAMNSDKRD; from the exons ATGGTGAATATAACATGGCGTCCGGTGGTCCAAGTTACGCTTCTTGTTATGTGTGCTGCGATCCCGGCTCTCGCTTTCAACGCCTCGACCTTGACCATGGAAACATTCACCAATGAGGTTCTCAAGGACGTCCTAGGTCACTACGTCAAGGTCGCCTCAGATCTGCTAGATCTGTTGAAGACCCCTAATGTGACGATCACCGTGAGCTCACGATGCTTGGCGGACGCGAAGCTGACCCTTCAAAAGGTCAAAGAGAAAGATGATACGGCTCTAAATA TCCTGGATTCCTTTGGTAAACCTCCCCCGGGAATAAAGTATGGTTATCTGATATGGCTTGGTTCATTTGACCAGTGCAGGACCTccaaaggtttcaggacagctGTCCCGATAAAGGAGGATGAGCGGGACGTAATACCGGATAATGTATATTGCCAGTCCGAAATAGCCTACCCAGGGACCAAATATGAaaaagagaagcaa tttcgCTTGAAGATTGCACTTTGCATGCCAGAAAGCTGTAAATCTGGCGACGATGTCAGAGGTTTAACCCGTATCGGGATGCAGGCAATTGAAGGGTTGTCGCTCCAGGATGAGACGACCTTCCGAGTAACAAAGAGTTGGTGTTCTAGATATGGTCTCACGCTTTCATGGCCAGCCTATTTAGCATT ctTTTTGTTATTCAtcgtcattgttttggtcatcGTGGGGTCAATATATGACATTGTGCTCCGGAATCAAGCAACGGGCGGCTGCTGCAGCAGACAAAATGAAAAGAAGCAGACGATGGATTTGGAAATGAGGCGGTCAGAACCATCAACGCAAAATAGCATCTACAGTGAGACGGAAGAGGTGGGGGAAGCGACCAGTGACGGCAAAGGAAGAGAGGAAAACAAGCCACCCGATTGGACAAAACTTA GCATCCCTACACAAATGGTGCTGGCGTTCTCGTTGGTGACCAACGGAAAGAAGATACTAGCCACACATCAACCGGATGGCACTTTGACAGTAATCCACGGGATCCGCTTCTTTAGCATGCTATGGATCATCGAGGGCCACACCCTCTTCTGGCTGCAGATCACGCAGGGTTGGG caaaTCCACGGGAAGTTGAGGCAAAGGCTGAGTCACCATATTACCTGACTATGATGTTTGGTGAATTCGCAGTGGATACATTTTTCCTACTCAG TGGGACCCTTATGTCTTACCTTTTCCTACCTGAAATGAGAAGACGAGGCGGCCCAAGGAAAATCAACTGGGTGTATTACTTCTTCCATCGCTGGTGGCG GCTGACTCCAACTCTATGGCTGGTGATGTTAACATATTTGTTCGTGTTCCCGATGTTTTATGATGGTCCAAACTGGCCACAGCAAGACGGTGGTGCTGAGTGGTATTGTCTCAGGAATATATGGGCGAACCTTCTGTATATCAACAACTATATTGGTGGC TGTATGGGTTGGACGTGGTACCTGGCCTGCGAGTGGCAGTTTTACTGTGGAGCTCCCATAATTATGTGTTGCTTTCATCG ATCCAGGAAGCTTGGACTCGCAAGCATCATAGTCTGTGTTGCGTGGCAGTTCTTCAGTATTTTCTTACTCATTATGTTCACCGGAGACTACAGCGATGATGGTTTAGTGTATTACTCAGGTTCCGGCCGAATTGGTGACTACGCCATAGGCCTTGGCTTGGGCTACCTTCTTAGAAAGTACAGGAAAAGTGGCATTAGAATTAGCAGG GGCAAACAAGCCCTGTCGTGGTGTATGCTTGCCGTCGTTTGGTACCCGATCATGGTTCCTTGGCATACGGTGCTGGCACCCTTCACGACCTTTCTGCCACCGTATGTGGTCCCCGGCTTCTATATTGGAATAAAGAGATGGTGGTGGACCGTCGGCGTCGCCTGGATCATCTTCGCCTGCTCTACGGGATACGGAG GGTTTATCAATACATTCCTGTCTTGGTCAGCGTTTATCCCGCTGAGCCGGCTGACCTACTGCGCCTACCTGTTACATCCCATACTCATGTACGTCTACCAGTACGGGCAGAGGACACTGTTCCATGCCACTGATCTTACCATA CACTACCTTATCACGGGCCACCTCTTCAACACGTATTGTCTCTCCTTCTTCGTTTCCTTGGCGCTGGAGGCCCCAATGATAGCACTCGAGAAGGTCTTCATGCAATGTAAATGCTGCAAGCCTTGCTGCACGTGCTGCAAGAAAGAAGACCGAGTTGGCGATGGCGCCGATGGCGCCGATCCTGAAGCTGGTGAAATGCACCAGCAGGAGAATG
- the LOC135487409 gene encoding four-jointed box protein 1-like yields the protein MKRLKILTMMGLCFTVGTLFGLIIHLPGGTFKTMEEGSSLSRHERGLGGEGRRLNGLEVNPNVLENTIVHANTAESPRGFRTDPQISIHRNNRIENKKNNSVRGGKRISKHLTEKSQRLASPSGLNLDTQKNLDTVHRPVKNIIQSQDSNQNKVPQSDSETRTKKVYRTSVNVVVGNGNYKSEQLDRADIAPKGASPNPFSKLSDMVDGAYWNRNVEALLPVGFTTDTVKDWNNFSRVTTLVRMQDGCGRMQNRLLTFKDASKSCARYRINTDQIQGEIFSFYLSRVLGIRNIPPSVLKTVNLRDQQWVKIGGDIQNAQWSEEKPLIMTQWVKNLVPAFIPEEFRRDTRNLSPNQTTLLEKSIPELTELIQWSDLIVFDYITANLDRVVNNMFNKQWNSQIMSGPAHNLEKSTETGLLVFLDNESGLFHSYRLLDKYSHFHESLLKSLCIFRRSTAERIKAWHDGSDVLDAMWEQFQQHEPLHRSLPWFPEKNVKILKSRISDVYNQIRHCENIFGEGRGR from the coding sequence ATGAAAAGATTGAAAATTCTCACAATGATGGGGTTATGTTTCACCGTGGGCACCTTATTCGGCCTGATCATCCACTTGCCGGGAGGTACCTTTAAGACTATGGAGGAGGGGTCTTCGCTTTCACGTCATGAGAGAGGACTTGGCGGGGAGGGACGGAGGCTGAATGGGTTGGAAGTAAACCCTAATGTACTGGAGAACACGATCGTGCACGCCAATACGGCCGAGTCTCCAAGGGGCTTTCGAACAGATCCGCAGATTAGTATTCATAGGAACAACCGTAtagaaaacaagaaaaataaTAGTGTACGAGGAGGAAAGCGGATTAGTAAACATTTAACTGAAAAGAGTCAACGGCTCGCGAGTCCAAGTGGACTAAACTTAGACACCCAGAAAAATTTAGATACAGTGCACCGTCCAGTGAAAAATATTATACAGAGTCAGGACTCGAACCAAAATAAGGTACCACAAAGTGATAGTGAGACCAGGACTAAAAAGGTTTATAGAACTTCTGTGAATGTTGTTGTCGGTAATGGTAATTACAAGTCAGAACAGTTAGATAGAGCAGATATTGCTCCAAAAGGTGCTAGTCCAAATCCGTTCTCAAAACTCTCTGATATGGTTGATGGTGCGTATTGGAATCGGAACGTGGAGGCGTTGCTCCCTGTTGGTTTCACGACTGACACAGTAAAAGATTGGAACAACTTCTCCCGGGTGACAACGCTAGTCAGAATGCAGGATGGATGCGGGAGAATGCAGAACCGTCTGCTGACGTTCAAAGATGCTTCTAAGTCGTGTGCCCGGTACAGGATCAACACTGATCAAATCCAAGGGGAGATCTTCTCTTTCTATCTAAGTCGCGTGCTCGGGATTCGAAACATCCCACCATCAGTGCTAAAAACCGTCAACCTCCGTGACCAACAGTGGGTGAAGATAGGTGGTGACATCCAGAACGCTCAGTGGAGTGAGGAGAAGCCACTGATTATGACACAGTGGGTCAAAAACTTAGTACCTGCCTTCATTCCTGAAGAATTTCGGAGAGATACTCGCAATCTCAGTCCAAACCAGACGACTTTACTCGAAAAAAGTATACCTGAGTTGACAGAGTTAATACAGTGGTCAGATTTGATCGTATTTGACTACATCACAGCCAACTTGGATAGGGTTGTGAACAATATGTTCAATAAGCAATGGAATAGCCAGATCATGTCCGGACCTGCTCATAACTTGGAGAAATCGACAGAAACAGGACTGTTGGTGTTTCTCGATAACGAATCAGGTCTCTTCCACAGCTACAGACTTTTAGATAAGTATTCTCATTTTCACGAATCTCTACTTAAATCCCTGTGTATATTCAGACGCTCAACTGCTGAGAGGATCAAAGCCTGGCATGACGGAAGTGACGTTCTTGATGCGATGTGGGAGCAGTTTCAGCAGCATGAACCTCTGCATCGCTCGTTGCCGTGGTTTCCggagaaaaatgtcaaaattctgaaatcgCGAATTTCTGATGTTTATAATCAAATACGACATTGTGAGAATATTTTTGGTGAAGGTAGAGGAAGGTAG